In the Kwoniella shandongensis chromosome 6, complete sequence genome, cgatgacaAAGTCAGCGTTGTTCCCAATCGTTGTCACTCCAAGACAACTCCGCTCAAGGGGGGTCAAAACACTCACAGAAGGCTCtcgagggggaagggaagacatTGTTGATAagagtgttgttgttgggtAAGTACTGAAAGTAAGTGTGCGTGTGTTGCTTGAATGTATGTTGTatgggaagtggaaagagaggaaagtgGGAATGTGTGATCCGTCGATCCctctatatatatatatatatatattatGAGCGATTACCCGGGGTCCAGTGCAGGTCTAGTTCTCGTGACGTGACGTGATGTAGTCCTACTCCTTTTACATCTCAACCAACCAGGGACAAAGGTGCAATAAGCTAACAACTACATCAATGCGCTGTatggatggtggtggagcacGCACACTCACACTGTAGGAAAGTGGACTGGGACTTGGACAGAATGACGTATGACGTCACATACGCACTACACAACCAAACCTCATTGAGACCTTTTGCCGAAAGCGGTAAATTGTGGCACCGTTTAATGGGAATTAACTACTAGCCGATCGAGCCACAAATGACAGCAGGGGTGATGCAAAGAAGCGCCCTAATCTATCTGATTGGTGTCAAGTGTGGCTTGTGGCAGAGCGCAAGTAATAAACACGAGCAGCTGCAAAAGAACGGTAGATACATGGTCATTCAATGCTATCAGTTTCAGATTCAGTTCACGAAGCTATGAGATAGTTATTATAGATGTCAATATCGATACGGTCTGTATAAGCTGTATATGGTTTGAAAGTTAAGTGTGTGCAGTATCGCTACAGGTgatccttccgcttcgaaaCAAAGTCCGTCTACCACTCGATCCTGATCTCTCTCTGTCTGTTTCTACTTTTCGCGTATCTCTTCTTTCGTTCTTCCCCTGACATAATCGCACAACTCCTCCTTAGTTGGGATCGACATGGGTCCCCTCGCTAGAGTTATCATCCGTGCTGCTCCccctctccttttccttcccaTTGCCACTAGCAGCATGGGCATTACCACCAATCCTCGGTCCGAGGGTGAAGTCACCGAATCTCGTACCTGCCGCACCTTGATTCTGCGCTTGTGTCTTCTGAGCTTGAGTTTGGGTCTGACCACCTCCGCCGGCTTGTTGCGCGGCTTGTTTGGTAACCAAATTCTCCTCTTGTCGTTTTCCGTCTCGATCCTTGTCTTCTACACCATGATGATCGTTGAGAGTCTTGTCGCCTTCAGCAGCACTACTCTCTCCTTCGGTAGGAGTGGGGGTCGAATCTTGTCCAGCACTAGCCCCATCGAcatccttgtctttcttctcgtcgtccGGAACAGCACTCTTGTCCTTGGCAGCACCGCCAGTctcgtccttgtccttcttaGTGTCTTTTTCAgacttcttggtcttggagCCTTTGGTCGCAGTCTTGgaatcatcaccacctgcaGCTTCTCCGGGGGTATTAGCACCGTTGCTAGCGAATCGGAAGTAAGAGCCGTTATGGTCGGATTcgtggacgatggtgagtcgttgcAAGTCGGTGAGGAAGTTttcgagcttctcgttcttctttgAGCGCGTCGTTCGACCGATGTTATCCAACCATCGGATCTTGTTGAGTATGAGGTCTAGCAAGAGGTGAGGTGTCAATACTTGTAGCCTCAAAGGAATATAACACAGCTTGCGGCTACACTCACAGACCAAGAGGATAATGACGGTCACACCGAAACTGTAACACCAGATCTTCACAACGGTGACGATATCAATCCAACCACCATGTTCAGCGGGTCCAGAGATCCAACCGAAGAGGGCGAAAAGAGATGCCCTACAAGAGATTTCTCACTTAGTGACGTGTATGTAGCCACTTGAGGGTTACCACTCACAAAATGTCGACACCGAGCACCGCACCAATGAGCTGCCACGAAGGCCAAACATTGGGTGTTCCAGGCTCCTGAGCAAGACGAGTGATGACTACACCGGCTTCAGCGTCAGCACGATACCATTCACACGTAAGCACAGGCTGCTTCGACTCACAAATGATCCAAGACTCCGTCAAGGCTACTTCCAAGAACAAGATCTCCTGGACGGAACCAAAGTTCTGGATGATACCGCCATTTCCAAGGAAGAGTGTTCCTCGTACGATCCAGGTTCCAGCAGCTAGAAGAAGACCCATGATGGTAGAGATGATCCATACTTTGGGAAGCTGCCATTCGACGGGCTGATGGGCGTAGGGTGCTGCGGCGAAGAATAAGTATGCCGCCTTCCGTCAGACATAACGTAAACTGACCTCGATCGTAAGCAATCGCGATTGTGGCAACATCTGCGAAGATAGCAAGGAAGCTGCATTTGATATCAGCACTGATATCGATGACCTTGTCTGAATGAGGAAGACTCACAcgacgagatcgactctGATGGTCTCGTTTCTGATCAAGATAGATAACATGAGGTACACCTGAAGATGAACACAGAGTGCAATACTACAGGAACACGATCAGCATACGCCCTTTCACTGTATTTAGGCGACACAACTCACCGATAGATGATGTACGCCTTCATTCGGTGGAAGATCTGTCTGGCAACCTTGAtagcagtgatgatggtcgaCAAACcctcgtcgaggaagacgacaTCGGCAGCAGTTCGAGCGGCATCACTTGCGCCCTCGACGGCAATACCACAATCTGCCTTCTTAAGGGAAGGAGCATCGTTGACACCGTCTCCTGTCATAGCGGTAAGGTGACCTCGTTCCTGCAGACCAGACATTGAATCAGCTCTAGACCTCTGAACCGATGCAACACGATGGCGGAgtgtcgactcacctgaagtaGGTTGACGACCTGGTACTTGTGTTCTGGGAAGACCTCTGCGAATCCATCTGCCGCTTCTACGAAATCACGAATATCGGAACCAGACATCCCACCACCAATAAGCTTCTCAGAGTCGTAGACGTTGGTGCTGAGTCCGAGTTGTTTACATGTCTCCTTAGCGATGGCGACGGCGTCACCGGTGAGCATCTTAACTGAGATACCAAGGTCGTGGGCTTCTCCGATGGTCTAAACTCTCACAATCAGCCACTGTCCCCTTTGCTTAACCACTAAGTCTCGATCGAccttgatcactcaccttggcagTGTCTGACCTGGGAGGGTCAAACATACACAACATGCCCAGGAGTTCCCACtccttgccatcttctttgA is a window encoding:
- a CDS encoding plasma-membrane proton-efflux P-type ATPase yields the protein MALTHRKNAHKDPENGDAEAEQQRNEQEEKKKYDGEEYDVLLRYVADQQQKLKNKKDDDGDEDDKDVKYVRKWYAPWKKTKVESSGKKIPPEWLETDRTKGISTSDVDERRKLAGYNELESPSENQFIKFISYFRGPILYVMELAVLLAAGLRDWIDFGVIIGILFLNAAVGWYQEKQAGDIVAQLKKGIALKTTVVRDGKEQELEARELVPGDIVVLEEGSTIAADAKILGEYSDKDGSKSKAILDKHEKTKKQSGHNDDDESDNDDHDDGPDKGPSVCSVDQSAITGESLAVDKFVGDVAYYTCGVKRGKCYAVVTVPAKQSFVGKTAALVSSSNEVGHFQIVLGGIGTTLLIIVVVFVFIVWIGGFFRGTGIAEPDQNNLLVYALIFLIIGVPVGLPVVTTTTLAVGAAYLARRKAIVQKLTAIESLAGVDILCSDKTGTLTANKLSLNDPYIAPDVDPNWFMAVAVLASSHNVRGLDPIDKVTIVGLKDYPKAQEMLKAGWKTHKFTPFDPVSKRITAEVEKDGKHYTCAKGAPNAILKLAKFDPATVAAYRSQAQGFATRGFRSLGVAVKEDGKEWELLGMLCMFDPPRSDTAKTIGEAHDLGISVKMLTGDAVAIAKETCKQLGLSTNVYDSEKLIGGGMSGSDIRDFVEAADGFAEVFPEHKYQVVNLLQERGHLTAMTGDGVNDAPSLKKADCGIAVEGASDAARTAADVVFLDEGLSTIITAIKVARQIFHRMKAYIIYRIALCVHLQVYLMLSILIRNETIRVDLVVFLAIFADVATIAIAYDRAPYAHQPVEWQLPKVWIISTIMGLLLAAGTWIVRGTLFLGNGGIIQNFGSVQEILFLEVALTESWIIFITRLAQEPGTPNVWPSWQLIGAVLGVDILASLFALFGWISGPAEHGGWIDIVTVVKIWCYSFGVTVIILLVYLILNKIRWLDNIGRTTRSKKNEKLENFLTDLQRLTIVHESDHNGSYFRFASNGANTPGEAAGGDDSKTATKGSKTKKSEKDTKKDKDETGGAAKDKSAVPDDEKKDKDVDGASAGQDSTPTPTEGESSAAEGDKTLNDHHGVEDKDRDGKRQEENLVTKQAAQQAGGGGQTQTQAQKTQAQNQGAAGTRFGDFTLGPRIGGNAHAASGNGKEKERGSSTDDNSSEGTHVDPN